From a single Oreochromis niloticus isolate F11D_XX linkage group LG3, O_niloticus_UMD_NMBU, whole genome shotgun sequence genomic region:
- the LOC112844659 gene encoding butyrophilin-like protein 10 — MRSDALDTGDFSLTLGKPTKTESSNYTCSISDGREELRVTDIQLQVKDCLVEVKEGEESVQLPFKTTGNLPENATVEWEYCEPECRKVHVYENGSDQPDKQDEKYRGRTSMNEDLLKTGDLSLTLKVKDPTDGDSGRYRCEVKRGCKLLRRKMLFLKGTSGTEAAPLIRLL, encoded by the exons ATGCGGTCTGATGCTCTGGACACTGGAgacttcagcctcactctgGGAAAACCTACAAAGACTGAGAGCAGCAACTACACCTGCTCCATCAGTGATGGACGAGAAGAACTGAGAGTGACAGATATAcaactgcaggtcaaag ACTGTCTGGTGGAGGTAAAGGAGGGGgaggagtctgtccagctgcccttcaaaacCACAGGAAACCTGCCCGAAAATGCCACAGTAGAGTGGGAATACTGTGAACCTGAATGTcggaaggtccacgtgtatgagaacggctctgaccagcctgacaAACAGGACGAGAAATACAGAGGCCGAACATcaatgaatgaagacctgctgaaaactggtgacctcagtctgaccctgaaagtGAAAgaccccacagatggagacagtGGGAGATACAGATGTGAAGTCAAGCGTGGCTGTAAACTTCTCAGAAGGAAAATGCTGTTTCTCAAAg ggacatcaggaacagaagcagctccattgatccgactcctctga